Proteins co-encoded in one Cupriavidus nantongensis genomic window:
- the bioF gene encoding 8-amino-7-oxononanoate synthase — MLLEQLKQATEQRHALALTRRRRTAHTACAPHQAVGEDGSEAASLLTFCSNDYLGLANHPQVIAALVEGAQRYGAGSGASHLVSGHSLAHARLEAELARWFAPYIAQARTLYFCTGYMANMAVLTALGTAGATLFCESLNHASLIDGARLARAEVQRYPHCDTAALEALLAASTSARKLIVTDSVFSMDGNVAPLRQLLALAERHEAWIVVDDAHGFGVLGEHGHGVLEALGLSSERLIYIGTLGKAAGVAGAFVAAHATIVEHLVNTARPYIYTTAAPPAVAHALLASLAIIEGEEGRQRRAQLARCIALLREGLARLAAIAGWILGDSQTAVQPLIVGDNGAALALSATLEANGIRVGAIRPPTVPEGTARLRITLSAAHTEADVRRLLDALGAAVAQREAA, encoded by the coding sequence ATGCTGCTTGAACAACTGAAGCAGGCCACCGAACAGCGCCACGCGCTGGCGCTGACGCGCCGCCGCCGCACCGCGCACACCGCGTGCGCGCCGCACCAGGCCGTGGGCGAGGACGGTAGCGAGGCGGCATCGCTGCTGACCTTCTGCAGCAACGACTACCTCGGGCTGGCCAACCATCCGCAAGTGATCGCCGCGCTGGTCGAAGGCGCGCAGCGCTATGGCGCCGGCAGCGGTGCCTCGCACCTGGTCAGCGGCCATTCGCTCGCGCACGCGCGGCTGGAAGCCGAACTGGCACGCTGGTTCGCGCCGTATATCGCGCAGGCGCGCACGCTGTACTTCTGCACCGGCTACATGGCCAACATGGCCGTGCTGACCGCGCTCGGCACCGCCGGCGCGACGCTGTTCTGCGAGTCGCTCAACCATGCCTCACTGATCGACGGTGCGCGGCTGGCGCGTGCCGAGGTGCAGCGCTACCCGCATTGCGACACCGCGGCGCTGGAAGCGCTGCTCGCGGCCAGCACCAGCGCGCGCAAGCTGATCGTCACCGACAGCGTGTTCAGCATGGACGGCAACGTCGCGCCGCTGCGCCAGCTGCTGGCGCTGGCCGAGCGCCATGAGGCGTGGATCGTCGTCGACGATGCCCATGGCTTCGGCGTGCTCGGCGAGCATGGGCACGGGGTGCTGGAAGCGCTTGGACTGTCGTCCGAACGCTTGATCTATATCGGCACGCTCGGCAAGGCGGCCGGCGTCGCGGGTGCCTTCGTCGCCGCGCACGCGACCATCGTCGAGCATCTGGTCAACACCGCGCGGCCGTATATCTACACCACGGCCGCGCCGCCTGCGGTCGCGCATGCGCTGCTGGCAAGCCTGGCCATCATCGAAGGTGAAGAGGGCAGGCAGCGCCGCGCACAACTGGCGCGCTGCATCGCGCTGCTGCGCGAAGGCCTGGCCCGGCTGGCCGCGATCGCGGGCTGGATCCTGGGCGACAGCCAGACCGCGGTGCAGCCGCTGATCGTCGGTGACAACGGCGCCGCGCTGGCGCTGTCGGCCACGCTGGAGGCCAATGGCATCCGCGTCGGCGCGATCCGTCCGCCGACCGTGCCTGAAGGCACGGCAAGGCTGCGCATCACGCTGTCGGCGGCGCACACCGAGGCCGATGTGCGCCGCCTGCTCGATGCGCTGGGCGCCGCGGTGGCGCAGCGGGAGGCCGCATGA
- the bioD gene encoding dethiobiotin synthase — MNAYASASLAAPFACFVTGTDTGIGKTHASATLLHALHGAGYRTAGMKPVASGSEWRDGHWHNDDVAQLRAASSVAVPLGQTCPFLLRTPCSPHLAAAQEGVRITRAPIRAAFDALRRQADAVVVEGVGGFNVPLDAGAVRWNTADLAVMLSVPVVMVVGIRLGCLNHAVLTAEAIRARGLPLAGWIANRVDPDMLLADENIATLHASLDAPCLGELPWQLAPAAAAGRLELAPLLAAATRYQAEAAGLAA, encoded by the coding sequence ATGAACGCGTACGCTTCCGCCTCTCTCGCGGCTCCCTTTGCCTGCTTCGTCACCGGCACCGATACCGGCATCGGCAAGACCCACGCCAGCGCCACGCTGCTGCATGCGCTCCATGGCGCCGGCTACCGCACCGCGGGCATGAAGCCGGTGGCCAGCGGCAGCGAATGGCGCGACGGCCACTGGCACAACGACGACGTGGCGCAGTTGCGCGCCGCCAGTTCGGTCGCGGTGCCGCTGGGCCAGACCTGCCCGTTCCTGCTGCGCACGCCGTGCTCGCCGCACCTGGCGGCTGCTCAGGAAGGCGTGCGTATCACGCGCGCGCCGATCCGCGCTGCCTTCGACGCGCTGCGCCGCCAGGCCGATGCCGTGGTGGTCGAGGGCGTGGGCGGCTTCAACGTGCCACTCGACGCCGGTGCGGTGCGCTGGAACACCGCCGACCTTGCCGTGATGCTTAGCGTGCCGGTGGTGATGGTGGTCGGCATCCGGCTCGGCTGCCTGAACCACGCCGTGCTGACCGCCGAAGCCATCCGCGCGCGCGGCCTGCCGCTGGCCGGCTGGATCGCCAACCGGGTCGACCCGGACATGCTGCTGGCCGACGAGAACATCGCCACGCTGCACGCATCGCTCGACGCGCCGTGCCTGGGCGAGCTGCCCTGGCAGCTGGCGCCCGCCGCCGCCGCCGGCCGGCTCGAGCTTGCGCCGCTGCTGGCCGCCGCCACCCGCTACCAGGCCGAGGCCGCCGGCCTGGCTGCCTGA
- the bioB gene encoding biotin synthase BioB encodes MTQAHTVTTISAESLRQTARQHALPDDAKWRVDDVAALFALPFNDLLFRAQQVHREHFDANTVQLSTLLSIKTGGCEEDCGYCPQSAHHDAGVKAEKLMALDEVLDAARAAKANGATRFCMGAAWRSPKDRHLEPVMDMVREVKAMGLETCVTLGMLKAEQAQQLKEAGLDYYNHNLDTSPEFYGKIITTRTYQDRLDTIGHVRDAGINVCCGGIVGMGESREARAGLIAQLANMDPYPESVPINNLVQVEGTPLAGTEALDPFEFVRTIAVARITMPQAMVRLSAGREAMDEALQALCFMAGANSIFYGEKLLTTGNPQADRDRALLARLDIRAEGYAG; translated from the coding sequence ATGACCCAAGCCCATACCGTTACCACCATCTCCGCCGAATCGCTGCGCCAGACCGCGCGCCAGCATGCCTTGCCCGACGATGCCAAATGGCGCGTCGATGACGTCGCCGCGCTGTTCGCGCTGCCGTTCAACGACCTGCTGTTCCGCGCCCAGCAGGTGCACCGCGAACACTTCGATGCCAACACCGTGCAGCTGTCGACGCTGCTGTCGATCAAGACCGGCGGCTGCGAGGAGGACTGCGGCTACTGCCCGCAGAGCGCGCACCACGACGCCGGCGTCAAGGCCGAGAAGCTGATGGCGCTGGACGAAGTGCTGGACGCCGCGCGCGCGGCCAAGGCCAATGGCGCTACGCGCTTCTGCATGGGCGCCGCCTGGCGCAGCCCCAAGGACCGCCACCTCGAGCCGGTGATGGACATGGTGCGCGAAGTCAAGGCGATGGGGCTGGAGACCTGCGTCACGCTGGGCATGCTCAAGGCCGAGCAGGCGCAGCAACTGAAGGAAGCAGGCCTGGACTATTACAACCATAACCTCGACACCTCGCCTGAGTTCTACGGCAAGATCATCACCACGCGCACCTACCAGGACCGGCTCGACACCATCGGCCACGTGCGCGACGCCGGCATCAACGTGTGCTGCGGCGGCATCGTCGGCATGGGCGAGTCGCGCGAGGCGCGCGCGGGCCTGATCGCGCAGCTGGCCAATATGGACCCGTACCCGGAGTCGGTGCCCATCAACAACCTGGTCCAGGTCGAGGGCACGCCGCTGGCCGGCACCGAGGCGCTGGACCCGTTCGAGTTCGTCCGCACCATCGCGGTGGCGCGCATCACCATGCCGCAAGCGATGGTGCGGCTGTCGGCCGGCCGCGAGGCCATGGATGAAGCGCTGCAGGCGCTGTGCTTCATGGCCGGCGCCAATTCGATCTTCTACGGCGAAAAGCTGCTGACCACCGGCAACCCGCAGGCCGACCGCGACCGCGCGCTGCTGGCCCGCCTCGACATCCGCGCCGAGGGCTACGCGGGGTAA
- a CDS encoding acetyl/propionyl/methylcrotonyl-CoA carboxylase subunit alpha: MFNKILIANRGEIACRVAATCRRLGIRTVAVYSDADAEARHVAFCDEAVHIGGAAARDSYLRADHIIEMAKETGAQAIHPGYGFLSENEAFAEACAAAGLVFIGPPASAIHAMGSKSAAKQLMEKASVPLVPGYHGEDQDPALLRREADRIGYPVLLKASAGGGGKGMRVVESGDGFEAALASVKREASASFGDDKVLVEKYLTRPRHIEIQVFADTHGNCVYLFERDCSVQRRHQKVLEEAPAPGMTEERRRAMGEAAVAAAKAVGYVGAGTVEFIANQDGSFYFMEMNTRLQVEHPVTEMITGQDLVEWQLRVAAGEPLPLTQQQLRIDGHALEARIYAENPDKQFLPSTGTLRFLRTPPAVQFMRGEDSHGPAGVRIDAGVREGDTISPFYDPMIAKLIVWGKDRDEALARMRQALAAYHVVGLSTNVAFLQRLVKSEAFRTADLDTGLIERNEAVLFPPPAPVGMELIALAVAALLDREARELRIDAADPHSPWTHAGAWRLNGGVSRTLRFGYGEQVLDVKLDRNARGATLIYADQAAPFAYTCQADDLRVNLGTRRTHGQVHADGDTFHVFYAGRHVSLAWLDPLAHAGETEGEGGKLTAPMPGKVIAVMVEAGSTVTRGTPLLVMEAMKMEHTISAPADGVVSEILYGVGEQVAEGAQLLAFAGK, from the coding sequence ATGTTCAACAAGATCCTGATCGCCAACCGCGGTGAAATCGCCTGCCGCGTGGCCGCCACCTGCCGCCGGCTGGGCATCCGCACCGTCGCGGTGTATTCCGACGCCGACGCCGAGGCGCGCCACGTTGCCTTCTGCGACGAGGCCGTGCATATCGGCGGTGCCGCCGCGCGCGACAGCTACCTGCGCGCCGACCATATCATCGAGATGGCGAAGGAGACCGGCGCCCAGGCGATCCACCCGGGCTACGGCTTCCTGTCCGAGAACGAAGCCTTTGCCGAGGCCTGCGCCGCGGCCGGGCTGGTCTTTATCGGCCCGCCGGCGTCGGCGATCCACGCGATGGGCAGCAAGAGCGCGGCCAAGCAGCTGATGGAAAAGGCGTCGGTGCCGCTGGTGCCGGGCTACCACGGCGAGGACCAGGACCCGGCGCTGCTGCGGCGCGAGGCCGACCGCATCGGCTATCCGGTGTTGCTGAAGGCCAGCGCGGGCGGCGGCGGCAAGGGCATGCGCGTGGTCGAGTCCGGCGACGGTTTCGAGGCCGCGCTGGCATCGGTCAAGCGCGAGGCCAGCGCCAGCTTCGGCGACGACAAGGTGCTGGTCGAGAAGTACCTGACGCGTCCGCGCCATATCGAGATCCAGGTGTTTGCCGACACCCACGGCAACTGCGTCTACCTGTTCGAGCGCGACTGCTCGGTGCAGCGCCGGCACCAGAAGGTGCTCGAGGAAGCGCCGGCGCCCGGCATGACCGAGGAACGCCGCCGCGCCATGGGCGAGGCGGCAGTGGCCGCGGCAAAAGCCGTCGGCTACGTGGGCGCCGGCACGGTCGAGTTCATCGCCAATCAAGACGGCTCGTTCTACTTCATGGAGATGAACACGCGCCTGCAAGTCGAACATCCGGTGACCGAGATGATCACCGGTCAGGACCTGGTCGAATGGCAGCTGCGCGTCGCCGCCGGCGAGCCGCTGCCGCTGACGCAGCAGCAGCTGCGCATCGACGGCCATGCGCTGGAGGCGCGCATCTACGCCGAGAACCCCGACAAGCAGTTCCTGCCGTCCACCGGCACGCTGCGCTTCCTGCGCACGCCGCCGGCGGTGCAGTTCATGCGCGGCGAGGATTCCCATGGCCCGGCCGGCGTGCGCATCGATGCCGGCGTGCGCGAAGGCGACACCATCAGCCCGTTCTACGACCCGATGATCGCCAAGCTGATCGTCTGGGGCAAGGACCGCGACGAGGCGCTGGCGCGCATGCGCCAGGCGCTGGCGGCGTACCACGTGGTGGGGTTGTCGACCAACGTGGCCTTCCTGCAGCGGCTGGTGAAGTCCGAGGCGTTCCGCACCGCCGATCTCGACACCGGGCTGATCGAGCGCAACGAGGCGGTCCTGTTTCCGCCGCCCGCGCCGGTCGGCATGGAGCTGATCGCGCTGGCGGTGGCGGCGCTGCTGGATCGCGAGGCGCGCGAACTGCGCATCGATGCCGCCGATCCGCACTCGCCGTGGACCCACGCCGGGGCCTGGCGGCTGAACGGCGGCGTGTCGCGCACGCTTCGCTTCGGCTACGGCGAGCAGGTGCTCGACGTAAAGCTGGACCGCAATGCGCGCGGCGCCACGCTGATCTACGCCGACCAGGCCGCGCCGTTTGCCTATACCTGCCAGGCCGACGATCTCCGCGTCAACCTCGGCACGCGGCGCACCCACGGACAGGTGCATGCCGATGGCGATACCTTCCACGTCTTCTATGCCGGGCGGCATGTGAGCCTGGCGTGGCTCGACCCGCTCGCCCACGCGGGAGAAACCGAGGGCGAAGGCGGCAAGCTGACCGCGCCGATGCCGGGCAAGGTCATCGCCGTAATGGTCGAAGCCGGCAGCACGGTCACGCGCGGCACGCCGCTGCTGGTCATGGAGGCGATGAAGATGGAGCACACCATCAGCGCACCGGCCGATGGCGTGGTCAGCGAAATCCTGTACGGCGTGGGCGAACAGGTGGCGGAAGGCGCGCAGCTGCTGGCATTTGCGGGGAAATAG
- a CDS encoding fimbrial protein, with protein sequence MLRTLCRILLWTLLTTGIAGTAGTAGAACTGTGVSSTMALPAGLTIARDQPDGSILFDTGWVGTNSAYVTCDPLETWSYGYALPMTPAAGVGVYETGVAGIGIRTAWSNTLSVQPADITQAMVQNWPRAQQTLPNFRGAYLPPALYRVQLIKTGPIAPGVIAFQNPTATSMYGGIVATSTNFTSTQVNIRTAGCRVTNSNIIVELPTTSLQSFSAVGSTQGATQFSIPLVCDAGISIAYELDGTADASNAPGVLANQAGSGMATGVGVQVLQGKTPVTLNAVSSPYVRTTSDNEAVSIPMTARYFKTSPVVTSGRVSAIATLNMNYQ encoded by the coding sequence ATGCTACGCACGCTTTGCCGGATCCTCCTCTGGACCTTGCTGACTACTGGCATCGCTGGCACCGCTGGCACCGCCGGAGCCGCGTGTACCGGCACCGGCGTCAGTTCGACCATGGCGTTGCCGGCCGGCCTTACCATTGCGCGGGACCAGCCCGACGGCAGCATCCTGTTCGACACCGGCTGGGTCGGCACCAATTCCGCGTACGTCACATGCGACCCCCTCGAAACATGGAGCTATGGCTACGCCCTGCCGATGACGCCGGCGGCCGGCGTGGGTGTCTATGAAACCGGCGTCGCCGGCATCGGCATCCGGACCGCGTGGTCGAACACGCTCAGCGTGCAGCCGGCCGACATCACCCAGGCCATGGTGCAGAACTGGCCGCGTGCGCAGCAGACGCTGCCGAACTTCCGCGGCGCCTATCTCCCACCGGCGCTGTATCGCGTCCAGCTGATCAAGACCGGACCGATTGCGCCGGGCGTGATCGCGTTCCAGAATCCCACCGCAACCTCCATGTACGGCGGCATCGTCGCCACCTCGACCAACTTCACCAGTACGCAGGTCAATATCCGGACCGCAGGTTGCCGCGTCACCAACAGCAATATCATCGTCGAGCTGCCGACCACCAGCCTGCAGAGCTTCAGTGCCGTCGGTTCGACGCAAGGGGCGACCCAGTTCAGCATTCCGCTGGTCTGCGATGCCGGCATCAGCATTGCCTACGAGCTGGACGGGACGGCCGACGCATCGAATGCCCCCGGCGTGCTGGCAAACCAGGCCGGCAGCGGCATGGCCACCGGCGTCGGGGTACAGGTGCTGCAAGGCAAGACGCCGGTAACGCTGAATGCGGTGTCGTCTCCGTACGTGCGGACCACCAGCGACAACGAGGCCGTCAGCATTCCGATGACCGCACGGTATTTCAAGACCAGCCCGGTCGTGACCAGCGGCCGCGTAAGTGCCATCGCCACGCTAAACATGAACTACCAGTAG
- a CDS encoding 2-hydroxyacid dehydrogenase, translating into MKLQLYVPDGRYEPWIEGFAQALPEATCVTWDDSRGQAVDYAVVWRPPVEMLRGRTDLKAVFNLGAGVDGILRLRDEDPQALPAGVPIVRLDDAGMAAQMAEYVTSAVLRYFRRLDDYAAQAQAGKWKFLKPHRREDFTIGVMGIGTLGTHIARTLAGFGFPVRGWSRTARAVEGVVGFHGDAGRTPFLDGLRVLVNVLPLTPQTENILNGELFGKLAQGAYVINVARGQHLVEADLLAAVQAGQVAGATLDVFRTEPLPADHPFWQEPRITITPHISALTLREDSIAQIAGKIRALRAGQPIAGVVDLQRGY; encoded by the coding sequence ATGAAGTTGCAGTTGTACGTTCCGGATGGCCGTTACGAGCCCTGGATCGAAGGTTTCGCCCAGGCGCTGCCGGAAGCCACCTGCGTGACCTGGGACGACAGCCGCGGCCAGGCCGTCGATTACGCCGTGGTGTGGCGCCCGCCGGTCGAGATGCTGCGTGGCCGCACCGACCTGAAGGCGGTGTTCAACCTCGGTGCCGGCGTCGACGGCATCCTGCGCCTGCGCGACGAAGATCCGCAGGCACTGCCGGCCGGCGTGCCGATCGTGCGGCTCGACGACGCCGGCATGGCGGCGCAGATGGCCGAATACGTCACCTCGGCCGTGCTGCGCTATTTCCGCCGGCTGGACGATTACGCCGCCCAGGCGCAGGCGGGCAAGTGGAAATTCCTCAAGCCGCACCGCCGCGAGGACTTCACCATCGGCGTGATGGGCATCGGCACGCTGGGCACGCATATCGCGCGCACGCTGGCCGGCTTCGGCTTCCCGGTGCGTGGCTGGAGCCGCACCGCGCGCGCGGTCGAGGGCGTGGTGGGATTCCACGGCGATGCCGGCCGCACGCCGTTCCTGGACGGCCTGCGCGTGCTGGTCAATGTGCTGCCGCTGACGCCGCAGACCGAGAACATCCTGAACGGCGAACTGTTCGGCAAGCTGGCGCAGGGCGCCTACGTGATCAATGTCGCGCGCGGCCAGCACCTGGTCGAAGCCGACCTGCTCGCGGCGGTGCAGGCCGGCCAGGTCGCGGGCGCGACGCTTGACGTGTTCCGCACCGAGCCGCTGCCGGCGGATCACCCGTTCTGGCAGGAGCCGCGCATCACCATTACCCCGCATATCTCGGCGCTGACGCTGCGCGAGGACAGCATCGCCCAGATCGCCGGCAAGATCCGCGCACTGCGCGCCGGCCAGCCGATCGCGGGCGTGGTCGACCTGCAGCGCGGCTATTGA
- a CDS encoding hydroxymethylglutaryl-CoA lyase yields the protein MTMPNYVKIVEVGPRDGLQNEKAMVPTDVKVALINQLTDAGFVNIEAASFVSPKWVPQMADGADVMARIQRRAGTLYSALTPNMKGFEGAIAAGADEVVIFGAASEAFSQKNINCSIAESIERFAPVAAAAKEQGVRLRGSISCALGCPYQGEVPVSSVVDVVRRMRELGCDEIDIADTIGVGTPVRVQQVMRAAAAEFALDRLSGHFHDTYGQALSNILASLEVGIAIFHASVAGLGGCPYAKGATGNVATEDVLYMLHGMGIHTGIDLEAVVRAGDYISQAIGRANSSRVGRALLTKWAAASDAAPACV from the coding sequence ATGACCATGCCGAACTACGTGAAGATCGTTGAAGTGGGCCCGCGCGACGGCCTGCAGAACGAGAAGGCGATGGTGCCCACCGACGTGAAGGTCGCGCTGATCAACCAGCTTACCGACGCCGGCTTCGTCAATATCGAGGCCGCCTCGTTCGTGTCGCCCAAATGGGTGCCGCAGATGGCCGACGGCGCCGACGTGATGGCGCGCATCCAGCGCCGCGCGGGCACGCTGTATTCGGCGCTGACGCCCAACATGAAGGGCTTCGAGGGCGCGATCGCGGCCGGGGCCGACGAGGTGGTGATCTTCGGCGCGGCCAGCGAGGCGTTCTCGCAGAAGAACATCAACTGCTCGATCGCCGAGTCGATCGAGCGCTTCGCGCCGGTGGCGGCCGCGGCCAAGGAGCAGGGCGTGCGCCTGCGCGGCAGCATCTCGTGCGCGCTCGGCTGCCCGTACCAGGGCGAGGTGCCGGTCAGCTCGGTGGTCGACGTGGTGCGCCGCATGCGCGAGCTGGGCTGCGACGAGATCGACATCGCCGACACCATCGGCGTGGGTACGCCGGTGCGCGTGCAGCAAGTGATGCGCGCCGCGGCGGCGGAGTTTGCGCTGGACCGGCTCTCCGGCCATTTCCACGACACCTACGGCCAGGCCCTGTCCAACATCCTGGCCAGCCTGGAAGTGGGCATCGCGATCTTCCATGCCTCGGTCGCGGGCCTGGGCGGCTGCCCCTATGCCAAGGGCGCCACCGGCAACGTCGCCACCGAAGACGTGCTGTACATGCTGCACGGCATGGGCATCCACACCGGCATCGACCTGGAAGCAGTGGTGCGCGCCGGCGACTACATCTCGCAGGCGATCGGCCGCGCCAACAGTTCGCGCGTGGGCCGCGCCCTGCTGACCAAATGGGCCGCCGCCAGCGACGCGGCGCCGGCCTGCGTGTAA
- a CDS encoding YbaK/EbsC family protein, whose product MTMPDEALPESALPESAQRVADLLAGLGHDRPVVMLPATGKTSAEAAAGLGCSVAEIAKSIIFRRVADDAPVLVIASGSNRVDEAKVAARVGALGKADARFVREKTGYAIGGVCPIGHAVAPVMLLDQDLFRYDSLWAAAGHPHAVFNLTPHQLQQMTGAEVADVAIAAAPGAASGAAA is encoded by the coding sequence ATGACAATGCCTGACGAAGCGCTGCCCGAGTCCGCGCTGCCCGAGTCCGCGCAGCGCGTGGCCGACCTGCTGGCCGGCCTCGGCCACGACCGGCCCGTGGTGATGCTGCCCGCGACCGGCAAGACCTCGGCCGAGGCTGCCGCCGGGCTCGGCTGCAGCGTGGCCGAGATCGCCAAGTCCATCATCTTTCGCCGCGTCGCCGACGATGCGCCGGTGCTGGTGATCGCCAGCGGCAGCAACCGCGTCGACGAGGCCAAGGTGGCGGCGCGCGTGGGCGCGCTGGGCAAGGCCGACGCGCGCTTCGTGCGCGAGAAGACCGGCTATGCCATCGGCGGCGTCTGCCCGATCGGCCATGCGGTGGCGCCGGTGATGCTGCTGGACCAGGACCTGTTCCGCTATGACAGCCTGTGGGCCGCGGCCGGCCATCCGCACGCGGTGTTCAACCTGACCCCGCACCAGCTGCAGCAGATGACCGGGGCCGAAGTCGCCGATGTCGCGATCGCGGCCGCTCCCGGAGCCGCTTCCGGAGCCGCGGCATGA
- a CDS encoding thioesterase family protein, with protein MSPDLRPGLAFTWQYTVPPKATVPRLYDDIPGCAEMPDVLATGYLVGIMECACLQMLREHLDWPREQSLGTLVSFSHLAPTPPGMTVTVRGELVEVDGRRLRFQLSAWDGEDKISEGVHERHLIDAGRFNQKVAAKAARAAG; from the coding sequence ATGAGCCCGGACCTGCGCCCCGGCCTGGCCTTCACCTGGCAATACACGGTGCCGCCCAAGGCCACGGTGCCGCGCCTGTATGACGATATCCCGGGCTGCGCCGAGATGCCCGACGTGCTGGCCACCGGCTACCTGGTCGGCATCATGGAGTGCGCCTGCCTGCAGATGCTGCGCGAGCACCTGGACTGGCCGCGCGAGCAATCGCTCGGCACGCTGGTCAGCTTCTCGCACCTGGCGCCGACGCCGCCGGGCATGACCGTGACGGTCAGGGGCGAGCTGGTCGAGGTCGACGGGCGCCGCCTGCGCTTCCAGCTGAGCGCATGGGACGGCGAGGACAAGATCTCGGAGGGTGTGCACGAGCGCCACCTGATCGACGCCGGCCGCTTCAACCAGAAGGTCGCGGCCAAGGCCGCGCGCGCGGCGGGCTGA
- a CDS encoding DUF1289 domain-containing protein, producing the protein MATMPPSPPSPPSPTLPASLAAELASQADAALHATPVPSPCRNVCRMDPSSGYCEGCLRTIEEIAGWSSAGDEDKRRIWAQLPRRAAGLAGGETSS; encoded by the coding sequence ATGGCTACGATGCCGCCTTCGCCGCCTTCGCCGCCTTCGCCTACCTTGCCCGCCTCGCTCGCCGCGGAACTGGCCAGCCAGGCCGACGCCGCGCTGCACGCCACGCCGGTGCCCTCGCCGTGCCGCAACGTCTGCCGCATGGACCCGTCGAGCGGCTATTGCGAGGGCTGCCTGCGCACCATCGAAGAGATTGCCGGCTGGTCGTCGGCCGGCGACGAAGACAAGCGCCGCATCTGGGCGCAACTGCCGCGGCGCGCCGCAGGGCTGGCGGGCGGGGAGACATCGTCGTGA
- a CDS encoding MBL fold metallo-hydrolase — translation MRVFERGWLSANNILFDDGDDTALVDTGYVTHAPQTLALVASALQGRPLARVINTHLHSDHCGGNAALQARWQPRTAIPAAEAEAVAAWDTDALSYKATGQQCDRFTFDSVLNDGDTLRLGGIDWQVVAAPGHDPHAVMLFAPAERILISGDALWQNGFGVIFPELEGESGFAEQAAVLARIAQLDVRVVIPGHGSVFTDVAAAVERAQGRLAYLSADPARNAAHAVKVLVKFKLLEAQRMTLAALAAWMEAAPLMAHMRERFMPGQQMAELCAQTVGALARVGAAQVEGEWVVNRD, via the coding sequence ATGCGCGTGTTCGAGCGCGGCTGGCTGTCGGCCAACAACATCCTGTTCGACGACGGCGACGATACCGCGCTGGTCGACACCGGCTACGTCACCCACGCGCCGCAGACGCTGGCGCTGGTGGCGTCCGCGCTGCAGGGCCGGCCGCTGGCGCGCGTGATCAACACCCATCTGCACTCCGACCACTGCGGCGGCAATGCCGCGCTGCAGGCACGCTGGCAGCCGCGCACCGCGATCCCCGCGGCCGAGGCCGAGGCCGTGGCGGCGTGGGATACCGATGCGCTCAGCTACAAGGCCACCGGCCAGCAGTGCGACCGCTTTACCTTCGACAGCGTGCTGAACGACGGCGACACGCTGCGCCTGGGCGGCATCGACTGGCAGGTGGTGGCAGCCCCCGGTCACGATCCGCACGCGGTGATGCTGTTCGCGCCCGCGGAGCGCATCCTGATATCCGGGGATGCGCTGTGGCAGAACGGCTTCGGCGTGATCTTTCCCGAGCTGGAGGGCGAGAGCGGCTTCGCCGAACAGGCGGCAGTGCTGGCGCGCATCGCGCAACTCGATGTGCGCGTGGTGATCCCCGGCCACGGCAGCGTGTTCACCGACGTCGCCGCGGCGGTCGAGCGCGCGCAGGGACGCCTGGCGTACCTGAGCGCCGACCCGGCGCGCAATGCCGCGCATGCGGTCAAGGTGCTGGTGAAATTCAAGCTGCTCGAGGCGCAGCGGATGACGCTGGCGGCATTGGCCGCGTGGATGGAGGCGGCGCCGCTGATGGCCCACATGCGCGAGCGCTTTATGCCGGGGCAGCAGATGGCTGAGCTCTGCGCGCAGACGGTGGGGGCGCTGGCGCGGGTGGGGGCGGCGCAGGTCGAGGGGGAGTGGGTGGTGAATCGGGATTGA